The following are encoded together in the Candidatus Zixiibacteriota bacterium genome:
- a CDS encoding putative sulfate exporter family transporter, translating into MTKALSEDWLALIVGLFVFVLALGLLLGADMLGWAVATSVWTSIGAALGPCSKAFAGLPGPVSLLLTYLFLLAIMTIGASLLKANVKKFAVSFTVIFFVSYLCWILGCFANIAATPNQLKAFDISWSMNLTSEAGYIIALLVGLFIGNFAPGFARAINEGIRPELYIKSAIVILGGYLGITAAEQLGLATSVMFRGFCAIIEAYLIYWALVYFISRKYFKFSREWAVPLASGISICGVSAAIATGSAIKARPVVPIMVSSLVVIFAVVELLLLPFLSQQFLSGEPMVAGAWMGLAVKTDGAAVASGAIAESLILAEAAVRYGVNYQPGWIMATTTTVKVFIDVFIAVWAFILAWIWSTRIERRENEKVRISQIWDRFPKFILGYMATFVIVILIAVLAPSLVKSTKAAMAEANVFRGIFFVMTFFTIGVSSNFRKLWTEGIGKLALVYVICLFGFIIWIGLFISWLFFHGVTPPIAG; encoded by the coding sequence ATGACAAAAGCGTTGTCCGAAGACTGGCTGGCCCTGATCGTGGGCCTGTTCGTATTCGTTCTGGCCCTGGGACTGCTTTTGGGCGCCGATATGCTCGGCTGGGCGGTCGCGACATCGGTCTGGACCAGTATCGGCGCGGCACTCGGGCCGTGTTCGAAGGCGTTCGCGGGACTTCCCGGACCGGTATCCTTGCTTTTGACCTACCTGTTTTTGCTGGCGATCATGACGATCGGCGCCTCGCTTCTGAAGGCCAACGTGAAGAAGTTTGCGGTATCGTTTACGGTGATTTTTTTCGTCAGCTACCTGTGCTGGATACTGGGATGTTTCGCCAACATCGCGGCGACGCCGAATCAGCTGAAGGCGTTTGACATATCGTGGTCGATGAACCTGACATCGGAGGCGGGATATATTATCGCGCTGCTGGTGGGTTTGTTTATCGGGAATTTCGCTCCGGGTTTCGCGCGCGCGATCAACGAAGGGATACGGCCGGAGTTGTATATCAAGTCGGCGATCGTGATTCTGGGAGGGTATTTGGGAATCACGGCGGCGGAGCAGCTTGGCCTGGCGACCTCGGTGATGTTCCGTGGGTTCTGTGCGATAATCGAAGCATACCTGATTTACTGGGCGCTGGTCTATTTCATATCCCGGAAGTATTTCAAATTCAGTCGTGAGTGGGCGGTTCCGCTTGCGAGCGGTATCTCTATTTGCGGCGTGTCGGCGGCTATTGCCACGGGCTCCGCAATCAAGGCCCGTCCGGTGGTGCCGATCATGGTGTCATCGCTGGTGGTCATTTTCGCGGTTGTTGAGCTTCTGTTGCTGCCGTTTTTGTCGCAGCAGTTTTTGAGCGGCGAGCCGATGGTGGCGGGGGCCTGGATGGGGCTGGCGGTGAAGACGGACGGTGCGGCGGTGGCCAGCGGGGCGATCGCGGAGTCCTTGATTCTGGCTGAGGCGGCCGTGCGGTACGGAGTCAACTATCAGCCGGGGTGGATCATGGCGACGACCACCACGGTGAAGGTGTTCATCGACGTGTTTATCGCCGTGTGGGCGTTTATTCTTGCGTGGATCTGGTCGACCCGGATCGAGCGACGGGAGAACGAGAAGGTTCGGATTTCGCAGATATGGGATCGTTTCCCGAAGTTCATTCTCGGATATATGGCGACGTTCGTGATCGTGATCCTGATTGCCGTTTTGGCCCCGAGTCTGGTAAAAAGCACGAAGGCCGCGATGGCCGAAGCGAACGTGTTCCGGGGGATCTTTTTCGTCATGACGTTTTTCACGATCGGCGTGAGTTCAAACTTCCGCAAGCTCTGGACGGAAGGGATCGGCAAACTGGCGCTGGTGTATGTGATCTGCCTGTTCGGATTCATCATCTGGATCGGGCTGTTCATTTCGTGGTTGTTTTTCCACGGGGTGACGCCGCCGATTGCGGGATGA
- the tadA gene encoding tRNA adenosine(34) deaminase TadA — MEPEMMHYFMGVALREAAEAFDKGEVPVGSVVVFENRIVGRGHNLTASMRDASAHAEMVALSAAYSHFNDWRLENCWLFSTLEPCPMCAGAAMLSRIHTLVYGARDPKFGACGSIIDIPAEPRFNHRIAVIEGVRADEVSELMKQFFQEIRRKNERIH, encoded by the coding sequence ATGGAACCGGAAATGATGCACTACTTCATGGGCGTCGCCCTCCGCGAAGCGGCCGAGGCCTTCGACAAGGGCGAAGTGCCCGTCGGCTCGGTCGTCGTCTTCGAAAACCGCATCGTCGGCCGCGGACACAACCTCACCGCCTCCATGCGCGATGCCTCCGCTCACGCCGAAATGGTCGCCCTCTCCGCGGCCTATTCCCACTTCAACGACTGGCGCCTGGAAAACTGCTGGCTTTTTTCGACCCTCGAACCCTGCCCCATGTGCGCCGGCGCCGCCATGCTCTCCCGAATCCACACGCTCGTCTATGGCGCGCGCGACCCGAAATTCGGCGCCTGCGGCTCAATCATCGATATCCCCGCCGAACCGCGATTCAACCACCGCATCGCCGTCATCGAAGGCGTGCGCGCCGACGAAGTCTCGGAGTTGATGAAGCAGTTTTTCCAGGAGATTCGTCGCAAAAACGAACGGATTCACTGA
- the tpx gene encoding thiol peroxidase: MDRPNAITLKGNPLTLTGNPVKVGDKAPDFTALNNELKPVTLNDSKGKVRLISVATSLDTSVCDTQTVTFNKRAAELGEDVALYTITMDLPFAQKRFCTAKAVDRLTMLSDYKDASFGEAYGLLIKELRLLGRAVLVIDKNDTISYMQVNKEVASEPDYESALNAVRKALGK; the protein is encoded by the coding sequence ATGGACCGACCGAATGCGATCACGCTGAAAGGCAACCCGCTGACCCTGACCGGCAACCCGGTGAAGGTAGGCGACAAAGCGCCGGATTTTACGGCGCTCAACAACGAGCTTAAACCGGTGACGTTGAATGATTCGAAGGGGAAGGTGCGGCTGATATCCGTGGCGACATCGCTTGACACGTCGGTGTGCGACACCCAGACGGTGACGTTCAACAAGCGGGCGGCGGAACTCGGCGAGGACGTGGCGCTGTACACGATTACGATGGACCTTCCGTTCGCGCAGAAGCGGTTCTGCACGGCGAAGGCGGTGGATCGTTTGACGATGCTGTCCGACTACAAGGATGCGTCATTCGGGGAGGCGTACGGGCTGCTGATCAAGGAGCTTCGCCTGCTCGGCCGCGCGGTGCTGGTGATCGACAAAAACGATACAATCAGCTACATGCAGGTGAACAAGGAAGTGGCCTCGGAGCCGGATTACGAGTCGGCGCTGAACGCGGTGAGGAAAGCGCTCGGCAAGTAG
- a CDS encoding GNAT family protein → MPNSTRPPLTAPSLVGRHLYLRPAAAEDITATNHWIALSEPQSLLVGTAPIETSSAAAESFKKGDPAGRSIFMLVRRDDNMPVAQVMYFNVNHQNRSAEFMVVVDPDLRRKGYASDGIHLLCGYLFDQRGFNKVYTQVAQCNHAAVGLLEKIGFKRDGTLRQHFYFGGEYHNALVFSLLRFEFV, encoded by the coding sequence ATGCCGAATTCGACACGACCGCCACTGACCGCGCCGTCGCTGGTCGGACGTCATCTCTACCTTCGACCGGCCGCGGCCGAGGATATCACGGCTACGAACCACTGGATCGCGTTAAGCGAACCGCAGTCTCTCCTGGTCGGCACAGCGCCGATCGAAACGTCATCGGCCGCTGCCGAGTCGTTCAAAAAGGGTGATCCCGCCGGGCGATCGATTTTCATGCTGGTCCGACGCGACGACAACATGCCGGTGGCGCAGGTGATGTATTTCAATGTCAACCATCAGAACCGATCGGCGGAGTTCATGGTGGTTGTGGACCCGGATCTTCGGCGCAAGGGGTACGCCTCGGACGGCATACACCTGTTATGCGGATACCTGTTCGACCAACGTGGATTCAACAAGGTGTACACGCAGGTCGCACAGTGCAATCATGCGGCGGTTGGATTGCTGGAGAAGATCGGGTTCAAGCGGGACGGTACGCTTCGTCAGCATTTCTACTTCGGCGGCGAGTACCACAACGCGCTGGTGTTTTCACTGCTGCGGTTTGAATTCGTTTGA
- the pyrF gene encoding orotidine-5'-phosphate decarboxylase: MTAVRKLQKIQQDQKSMICLGLDLDPKRMPAPFANTVKGMFDFAHRVIDATSDLVCAYKPNLAFYESLGAEGISLLRLITERIPDHIPIILDGKRGDIGNTASHYAAFLFEKLRGDWVTLNPYMGYDSMRPFLEYKEKGVFVLCLTSNSGSKDFQMLEFNGVPLYRLVAEKVNYWNKEHNCGLVVGATHPEQLDDVRAAAGEMPLLIPGVGAQGGALETAVMSGTDSFRKLALINVSRSVLYASTDQDFAQRARQELEKLNKTVNDLRSGERPDNRPTDQPAPAPQPESPSAPATPSQELPQQPGDARTDQNPASPRPESGSNEFKPQQ; this comes from the coding sequence ATGACCGCCGTCCGAAAACTCCAGAAGATACAGCAGGATCAGAAGTCGATGATCTGTCTCGGCCTCGACCTCGATCCCAAGCGCATGCCCGCTCCGTTTGCCAATACCGTCAAGGGAATGTTCGACTTCGCTCACCGCGTGATCGATGCAACCTCCGATCTGGTGTGCGCCTACAAGCCGAACCTCGCTTTCTACGAAAGCCTCGGCGCCGAGGGCATCTCGTTGCTCCGACTCATCACCGAGCGAATCCCCGACCACATCCCGATTATTCTCGACGGCAAGCGCGGTGACATCGGCAATACGGCGTCCCATTACGCGGCTTTCCTCTTCGAGAAGCTCCGCGGCGACTGGGTGACCCTGAATCCCTACATGGGCTATGATTCCATGCGACCCTTTCTCGAATACAAGGAGAAAGGCGTGTTCGTCCTTTGCCTGACGTCAAACAGCGGCTCCAAAGATTTCCAGATGCTCGAGTTCAACGGCGTTCCTCTGTACCGCCTGGTTGCCGAGAAGGTTAACTACTGGAACAAGGAACACAATTGCGGGCTGGTGGTCGGCGCTACGCACCCGGAACAACTCGATGATGTCCGTGCGGCCGCGGGGGAGATGCCGCTGCTGATCCCCGGGGTCGGCGCGCAGGGAGGAGCGCTGGAAACCGCCGTGATGTCGGGTACCGACTCGTTCCGCAAGCTCGCGCTCATCAACGTGTCGCGCTCCGTGCTGTATGCGTCCACCGATCAGGACTTCGCCCAGCGCGCCCGTCAGGAGCTTGAGAAACTTAACAAAACCGTGAATGATCTACGAAGTGGCGAACGCCCCGATAACCGGCCGACCGATCAACCCGCACCGGCGCCGCAGCCGGAGTCGCCGTCGGCCCCGGCAACACCTTCGCAAGAGCTGCCGCAACAACCCGGCGATGCGCGCACCGATCAGAACCCCGCTTCGCCGCGTCCGGAGTCAGGCTCAAACGAATTCAAACCGCAGCAGTGA
- a CDS encoding dihydroorotate dehydrogenase → MTPDLGVSIAGVSFKNPILTASGCCGYGEELADLFPLAKLGGLVTKSITKNPRPGHPPPRTAETTGGMINAIGLANVGIDEFIAKKIPFLEKQKTTIVVNVAGSKIDEYVELCARLNDIARVDMVELNISCPNVDVGGIEFGTDPKLTEETVRRVRKVFARPIIAKLAPNVTDISKIAIAAENGGADAVSVINSVVGMAVDPESWRTRITNNKGGLTGPAIKPIALAAVDRVYNSQCKLPIIGIGGITNASDVVEFLLVGASAVQIGTALFVEPDAPLKMVEGLKRYLARKKLSSVRELIGKVRKY, encoded by the coding sequence ATGACTCCCGACCTCGGCGTGAGCATCGCCGGCGTTTCTTTCAAAAACCCGATTCTCACGGCCTCCGGCTGTTGCGGTTATGGCGAAGAGCTCGCCGATCTTTTCCCGCTGGCGAAACTCGGCGGACTGGTCACCAAGTCCATAACGAAAAACCCGCGACCGGGGCACCCGCCGCCGCGAACGGCGGAAACCACCGGCGGCATGATCAACGCCATCGGCCTGGCGAATGTCGGGATCGATGAGTTCATTGCGAAAAAAATTCCATTCCTCGAAAAGCAGAAAACGACCATCGTTGTTAATGTGGCCGGCTCCAAAATCGACGAATATGTCGAGCTGTGCGCGCGCCTCAATGACATTGCACGCGTCGACATGGTCGAGTTGAATATCAGTTGTCCCAATGTCGACGTCGGCGGAATCGAGTTCGGCACCGACCCGAAACTGACCGAGGAAACCGTCCGTCGCGTGCGGAAAGTCTTCGCGCGGCCGATTATCGCCAAACTCGCCCCCAATGTAACTGACATCTCGAAGATCGCCATCGCCGCTGAAAACGGCGGCGCCGATGCCGTCTCGGTCATTAACTCGGTCGTCGGCATGGCCGTCGACCCGGAATCATGGCGCACGCGGATCACGAACAACAAAGGCGGCCTGACCGGGCCGGCCATTAAACCGATTGCGCTCGCGGCCGTCGATCGCGTCTACAACAGCCAGTGCAAGCTGCCCATCATCGGCATCGGCGGCATCACCAACGCGTCCGATGTCGTGGAGTTTCTGCTCGTCGGGGCCTCCGCTGTCCAGATCGGAACCGCGCTGTTTGTCGAACCCGATGCACCGCTGAAGATGGTTGAAGGACTCAAGCGCTACCTGGCCCGAAAAAAACTCTCGTCGGTCCGCGAGCTGATCGGCAAGGTGAGGAAGTACTAA
- a CDS encoding dihydroorotate dehydrogenase electron transfer subunit, translated as MSKIVSEEAVITRRRDLHNNYYSLTFGPIHSLSACRPGNFVHIKLPTSDIYFRRAMSVAAVYPDTNELEIIFRVFGRGTTRLATFRTGDTLDVLGPLGKGFAKPRKSDRVICVAGGIGFPPLFYLASDLVQAGFDPKKIEFFYGGRSAPDIIERSRIKKLGLNFYPVTEDGSVGRTGLVTQFVRDMIENGRKEKFVLYGCGPEGMLRATNQIGLDLSVPGELAFEAPMPCGIGVCLGCVVPLVKGGYARVCADGPVFKIGEVVL; from the coding sequence ATGAGCAAAATCGTCAGTGAAGAAGCCGTCATCACCCGCCGCCGCGATCTTCACAACAATTACTACTCTCTGACCTTTGGGCCGATCCACTCGCTGTCCGCCTGTCGCCCGGGTAATTTCGTCCACATCAAGCTGCCGACTTCCGACATCTACTTCCGTCGCGCCATGTCGGTCGCTGCGGTGTATCCCGATACGAACGAATTGGAGATTATCTTCAGAGTCTTCGGGCGGGGGACCACGCGCCTTGCGACCTTCCGTACCGGGGATACGCTCGACGTGCTCGGGCCACTGGGAAAGGGCTTCGCGAAACCTCGAAAATCCGATCGGGTTATCTGCGTCGCCGGCGGGATCGGATTCCCGCCGTTGTTTTATCTCGCCTCCGATCTCGTGCAGGCAGGATTCGACCCGAAAAAAATCGAATTCTTCTACGGCGGTCGAAGCGCTCCCGATATCATCGAGCGTTCCCGCATCAAAAAGCTCGGCCTCAACTTTTACCCCGTCACCGAAGACGGTTCGGTCGGACGCACCGGCCTGGTCACGCAGTTCGTCCGTGACATGATCGAAAACGGCCGGAAAGAAAAGTTCGTGCTGTATGGCTGCGGGCCGGAAGGCATGCTGCGCGCCACCAATCAGATCGGATTGGATCTGTCCGTCCCCGGAGAACTCGCGTTCGAAGCCCCCATGCCGTGCGGGATCGGCGTGTGCCTTGGCTGTGTGGTACCGCTGGTCAAAGGCGGATACGCGCGGGTCTGCGCCGATGGCCCCGTGTTTAAGATCGGCGAGGTGGTGCTATGA